The Anoplopoma fimbria isolate UVic2021 breed Golden Eagle Sablefish chromosome 5, Afim_UVic_2022, whole genome shotgun sequence genome contains a region encoding:
- the fdxr gene encoding NADPH:adrenodoxin oxidoreductase, mitochondrial gives MSGHKMLFSGLKRWTSGRSRWISGLHDGFSPKVCIVGSGPAGFYTAQHLIKARQDVKVDIYERLPVPFGLVRFGVAPDHPEVKNVINTFTQTARHSRCSFYGNVDVGRDVSVEELRQAYHAVVLSYGAEGSRSMGVPGEDLAGVHPAKDFVGWYNGLPSCRELRPDLSCETAVILGQGNVALDVARVLLSPLDILKETDISQPALETLAESQVRRVLIVGRRGPMQIACTIKEIREMVNLPNTRPEMMAADFEGVAEALKDLPRPRKRLMELMLKTALEIPGEKEQRRRNEASHTWGFQFFRSPIEILADPERSRTAGIRLAVNRLEGSGDGAQAVLTGEVEDLTCGLVISSIGYKSLPIDPSLPFDSRKAIVPNNMGRVQQAAGLYCSGWLKTGPTGVIATTMNNSFDTARSVVEDMDSGTLDVSAARPGSQSVSALLEKRGVKPVTFSDWEKIDSVEMRRGEAVGKPREKLLTVEEMLQVARS, from the exons ATGAGCGGCCACAAGATGCTGTTTTCCGGGCTGAAGCGGTGGACTTCAGGAAGAAGTAGATGGATAAGTGGACTTCATGATG GTTTCAGCCCGAAGGTGTGTATAGTGGGAAGCGGTCCAGCAGGTTTCTACACGGCACAGCATCTGATCAAG GCACGCCAAGATGTTAAGGTGGACATTTATGAGCGGCTGCCTGTCCCCTTCGGTCTGGTCAGATTTGGAGTGGCCCCTGATCATCCTGAAGTCAAG aACGTCATCAACACGTTCACGCAGACAGCCAGACATTCTCGCTGTAGTTTCTACGGTAACGTAGATGTGGGGAGAGATGTGAGCGTCGAGGAGCTGCGGCAAGCCTACCACGCAGTCGTACTG aGTTACGGGGCGGAGGGAAGCAGGAGTATGGGGGTGCCGGGAGAAGACTTGGCCGGGGTGCACCCTGCCAAAGACTTTGTGGGCTGGTACAACGGGCTGCCCAGCTGTAGAGAG CTGAGACCAGACCTGAGCTGTGAGACAGCCGTCATTCTGGGACAAGGCAACGTGGCCTTGGATGTAGCGAGAGTCCTGTTGTCTCCtcttgacattttaaag GAGACTGACATCTCCCAACCGGCCCTGGAAACCCTGGCAGAGAGCCAGGTCCGCAGGGTATTGATTGTTGGCAGGAGAGGACCCATGCAGATCGCTTGCACAATCAAG GAGATTAGAGAAATGGTGAACCTGCCAAACACCAGACCTGAGatgatggcagcagattttgaGGGTGTCGCAGAGGCTCTCAAAG ATTTGCCGAGGCCCAGGAAGCGGCTGATGGAGCTGATGTTGAAGACGGCCCTGGAGATCCCAGGAgagaaggagcagaggaggcGGAACGAGGCCTCCCACACCTGGGGCTTTCAATTCTTCCGGAGCCCCATTGAAATCCTGGCCGACCCTGAACGCAGCAGGACAGCTGGCATCCGGCTGGCGGTCAACAGGCTGGAG GGCTCAGGTGATGGAGCTCAGGCGGTGCTCACCGGAGAAGTGGAGGATTTGACCTGTGGCCTGGTCATTAGCAGCATAGGCTACAAGAGCCTTCCCATCGATCCATCGTTGCCGTTTGACTCACGCAAAGCCATCGTCCCGAACAACATGGGCCGCGTTCAACAAGCTGCAG GTCTATATTGTAGCGGCTGGCTGAAAACGGGCCCCACTGGGGTGATAGCCACCACTATGAACAATAGTTTTGACACTGCTCGATCCGTGGTGGAGGACATGGACTCAGGAACGTTGGACGTATCTGCTGCCAGGCCCGGTTCACAAAGCGTCAGTGCTCTGCTGGAAAAGAGAG GAGTAAAACCAGTGACCTTCTCTGACTGGGAGAAGATTGACAGTGTGGAGATGAGGAGGGGGGAAGCCGTTGGGAAACCCAGAGAAAAGCTTCTGACTGTGGAGGAGATGCTGCAGGTGGCTCGAAGTTAA
- the LOC129091647 gene encoding uncharacterized protein LOC129091647: protein MKAHWWCCVLGLLCVPAGVMLSTSKGKGVSNNPTVSQDPTSISLMRINSSAEITCSSSLSGPMGLYLYRGFPDKRKIVFLSLDNGQVTKITPGAGFAGRIEVASQQQIGEGHGFTLKLSLLGLEDTNLYYCSWEYVIVKAALFETWQSPGTIIIVRERDPQEECRDHILDLILIALSAIGFSVILFLGIAALILRCKRFKRSFRPARAVKPPRPSRPQHVCPQQGVRHYPYLITSANSLDFRGIL from the exons ATGAAGGCCCACTGGTGGTGCTGCGTGTTGGGATTACTCTGCGTGCCTGCTGGGGTAATGCTCAGCACCTCGaaag GTAAGGGGGTCAGTAACAATCCAACAGTTTCCCAAGACCCCACATCCATCTCCCTAATGAGAATCAACTCCTCTGCTGAGATCACCTGCTCCTCATCGCTGTCGGGCCCGATGGGCTTGTACCTGTACAGGGGTTTTCCTGACAAAAGGAAGATTGTGTTCCTGTCCTTGGACAACGGACAAGTCACCAAGATTACGCCAGGAGCAGGATTTGCAGGCCGAATTGAGGTAGCTTCGCAGCAGCAGATCGGTGAGGGCCACGGGTTCACCTTGAAACTGTCTCTGCTGGGACTGGAGGACACCAACCTGTACTACTGCAGCTGGGAATACGTCATAGTAAAGGCTGCACTGTTTGAGACCTGGCAGAGCCCTGGCACCATTATAATTGTCAGAG agagagacccCCAGGAAGAATGCAGGGACCACATCCTGGATCTCATCCTAATTGCCTTGAGCGCGATAGGATTCTCGGTCATATTGTTCCTCGGCATTGCAGCACTGATTTTGAGATGCAAACGA TTCAAAAGGAGCTTCAGACCAGCCAGAGCTGTAAAACCGCCTAGACCCAGCAGGCCTCAGCATGTCTGTCCTCAGCAGGGAGTTCGACATTATCCTTACTTAATCACATCTGCAAATTCTTTGGATTTCAGAGGCATTCTGTGA